The following coding sequences lie in one Arachis stenosperma cultivar V10309 chromosome 5, arast.V10309.gnm1.PFL2, whole genome shotgun sequence genomic window:
- the LOC130981463 gene encoding uncharacterized protein LOC130981463, translating into MRKWVVIYLLLSTYEVSASEPSSSSFSSHLAGLSSLGTPAAAQNTSRCCPTHRKRLSTPFAHVASFTQPPTRRPCSPQPVGFTVPESLSATYRRQMEARAAVAGRDPQAVYRCGREQRAKHQGCATETRKACLDAGCRRMTQRPAMGKRRLSDLLAAGDRDRRARERRVD; encoded by the exons ggtaGTTATTTATCTCCTTCTCTCCACATATGAGGTCAGTGCTTCGGAGCCTTCCTCTTCCTCATTCTCTTCTCATCTCGCCGGTCTGTCGTCACTAGGAACACCAGCCGCCGCCCAGAATACCAGCCGATGCTGCCCTACCCACCGCAAACGTCTGAGCACCCCCTTCGCACACGTTGCGTCATTCACGCAGCCCCCTACACGCCGGCCGTGCAGCCCCCAGCCGGTGGGTTTCACCGTCCCAGAATCTTTATCCGCGACATACAGAAGACAGATG GAAGCTAGGGCGGCGGTGGCAGGACGCGACCCACAAGCTGTGTACCGATGCGGGAGAGAGCAGCGAGCCAAGCACCAGGGATGCGCGACCGAAACGAGGAAGGCCTGCCTCGACGCGGGCTGCCGGCGGATGACACAGAGACCCGCGATGGGAAAGAGACGTCTGTCCGACCTGTTGGCTGCCGGCGATAGAGACAGACGCGCGCGAGAGAGGCGGGTGGACTGA